The Cryptomeria japonica chromosome 6, Sugi_1.0, whole genome shotgun sequence genomic interval TGATGCTTATCAAAAATATCTTCTAATCCGGGTTGATGGGATGATGCTACTcttcaaggggagtagtcagctatttggtttgATGGTATCggccctttttcattgatgtcaaagggggagagttgctcatgtgaaaaacaaaaaatcttagggggagaaatattgtatgggggagagatattttagtttagttttgggatattgtttggtattccttggcacttggatgtttttcacatttagtgttgccatcaatgccaaagggggatatttttggattatgtaggaattgattatgtgttgtcattgatgttaacactagtccAGTTGGTTACTGAGCTGCTCCGGTTGGCTACTGACCTATTTCAGTTTGACATGGTTTTGGCTGAGTTTATCAGAGATTCTGATTTGGTATGATCTGATTATTAGATTTggtttggatggttattcaggatatttatatgcttgtcatattcagttggttcatgatttggtgctctagaagctatcATTTATGTTCTCATTCGCtggttgatattcttggtaccgaTTGGCAATAccagttggtgatatttgatgaaatggctaagtggttttggtgtggcttctagaaatggttcataacatgttgaaggtgttcttgatcgtgtcctaattgtttggtggctttgcattggctggcatgatgatttggtgatcctatttagaTTTGGTTGGTTATTCTATATTATtgacactaagggtttctaccagttggtgaaacatgttgtaTTGGTCTTGGTGGAATTTTCGGTGGTTATAATTgtttaggaatttgaattaggtccatgctatgcaatgtaaatcataatattggtccgatggtatcatgtgatgtaatttttgtaattatgggttatgggtttagggtttagccgaccttgtttataaaggttgatgatctgtatatataggtgatatattcatataatttatataggttggtatggttatgtctgcattatcagagagtggtttatgtgaaaaaaaggttatatcattcaacgaaggtttgaggagagtttggtattgcaaggcagacatctgtgcttaaccgaaactatatcaagcattaggagatgatcttttcacagttcatttcctccggattgtagtctaatgtttatgtaagttagtgagacttcccttttgtgttgagcagtgcactctaggtggttggcctgattgcaagtgcaatccctattgtaatatttcacatattgctacagaagtattatctgactatggggagggtttcccaccatggtttttcccttaactaggttttctacgtcaatatattggtgttgtgtgttctgtactttcatgctttatctttcactatgttgttttcattgtgctccggtagaaggtttataatttgcaataattgtttaacttgtggaaaactgattcacaccccccccccccctctcatttttcctctggttcattctaacaattggaATAAGAACTTGTTAACAAATTCTAcctctaaccctaaaattaacgATGATCATAATTCTAACCCTTACCCTTACCCTAACTATATACCTAATTCTAATTctaaaattaaacaaaattctaAATTTAACCATACTTCTCATTCTAAGACTTAGTACACTAACTCTAATTGTAACCCTAAGCTTACTTATAATTTCAAGAGTAATTATAACCCTAATATTAAACTAAACGATAATTGCATCTCTAATTTTACTTCTAACTCTACAGTTAGCCTTAAAACTAACTCTATTTCTAACCTTAGTTCAACCTTACCTTCATTCTAATTGTACCCTAATTCTAACTTTAGTCCTAGTTGTAATCATAATGCTAACACTAATCTTATTTCTAACCCCAACTCTAACGTTTATCATAACTTTAATTGTAAATGTAATCCAAATTTTAATGTAGCCCTAATCCTAATCCTCTATGTAATTTCAATTGTAACAccgattataattataattataaccttgattttatccctaaccctaatcctatttgtaaaattaattataatcGTAAATTCATTGTAACCCTTATGGTTAGGTCAATTCTAACCCCAATTCTACAACCCTCATTCTATCCTACTTACAATCCTAATCTTAATTATAACTCTAATCCTAAttctaattaaaaataattaaattactagTAGATATAGTTGTGAATTATTATTATCATaaacttatattaattaaattctaaCTATAAAATTAGTCATAACtcttaaaatttaaaaatgattttttaatttgttATATGCAAATTGTGGGATTGGGGCCCACTTATAAATTTAAAAAAGATTTTATGGatcaatataaattattttaatttttttattaaatatatttatttaattaaaaggatCATACCAATAATTTTATTAAGGCATAAACCAAAATAACAAAATTTCTAgaattattttttgtgttttgagaaTGTAATTAATATAGAATTTAGATAGGGTGGATGAAAATCTAAGTGAAGATTATTTCTCTCAAAGATCATAGATTAAAAGTTGATAGActaaaatgttcataataaaatattttaaaaaataatgaagtttaaaattattaaagatGCTTCCACAATactgataaataaattatttaaaaatcaatacaatttaaaattattgattaaattttcatctttacaaatagaataaaatctaatattaaaaacacaaaattaaaaacaaacacataaaaaatattaaattgacaTACTTTATAAAATTAAAactataaaatatttataaataattatttaaaaatcaaTATAATTTAAGATTATTAAAGATGCTTctacataaaataaatatttataaacaGACAAAAatctaatataatataaaatagctTATAGCTCAATGTATGTGCATGGAACTGAATTTTTTACTTATTGTAAaacataattatattttatatgaaaataaacTTGTTATTAAATTGTTACaaagaatttaatcaaataattcttTAATAGATCTATAATTATCTATGGTAATATATAATGAATTTGTTTagtattgattaaataatttttttttaaaattaattaaattataacttttaaCATTTCTTATAAATCATTTGAGTTAATATTTAGTTTATATTCAACTTCCAGTTATTAACAGCTAAAAATACACCAATTGATAGTCAGTGGCTGGAAAAACTACTGAGAAACCTCCAATCTTCACTTTTGACATGTAGAACTGTTGGTATGTCCCCACCATTCTTCAAAAGTTACATGCAAAGACATTAAATTGATATTAGACATGTTTATTTTAAATTAACTATGGCTTATAAATAAATACACCATTTTCTAGTCGGTGGCTGGAAAAACTACTCAGAAACTTCCAATCTTCACTAATTTGTGGATTCTGAAACACAGCTGCAACTTATTACATTGTGCCAAACAAAAGAGGTCTTTTTTCTCTGCTAAAAATAGACTGAAACTGAACAAATCTTTGATCCATGCAACTACCAGCAGTTATAAAAATAAATCTTAAATGTACAATGGTGATTACAGGGCAGAACTTGGCATCACCTCTCAACAATCTTCCAACAGCTTTCTTGTTGCCATTTTTCAGTTTCCAatttatttcataaaaaatattagtcTAATAATCAGGATCTAAAGAATTGAAAAGCTAAAAGTATGGACCTCATGATCTGTAGGCACAGAGGGACTATTTCCATCCATTCTGCAGAGAATATTTGATCTTCATTCCCTGGATACGCAGATTGAAAATTCTATTACCATGTGCTTATGATTCCTTGCTGTGATGAAGAGCTGCAGATAAAGAGTAGTTATCACTAATCTGCTGATCATCCTCTTTCAATCCATGGACAAGTTGAAGGCTGTGATGAGAGTCTGAGGTCCTCTTACTGTTACTGTTACCGTTGGGGGATTCTAAACTTTCACCTGATAACTTGAGGTTTTGGAATGCAGATGTAATCAATTCAGAATCAACACTTTTACAGCAATATGAAGCTTTTTTGAACAGACCAGGGCTCCTCCTCCTCTTTTGAAAATGAATTCTAAGAACCCTCTTCTTTCCCATTCTTAAACAGACCATGTTGCTTGATTCCACTAACACTAAAGACTGTTTATTACCCATCTCTTCCTCTTTCAATCCATGAGAGGTCTTGTTGGAATCTTCTTCATCTGACTGTAAGTTGAACTTTTGGAATGCAGCTGTAATGAATTCAGAATCAACAGAagctttctttttcttcaacaaagCAGAAGCAGGGCTCCTCTTGCATGTGGGAACCCTTTTTTTCCCCATCTCAcgacttgttgatgttgatgttgcttGCTTACACTAAACAAACACTCAATCACCTCACACTAAACACTAAGTAATGAGCTGACCTCAAAAAGGGCTAGGGAAAATGATGCTTGGGCTGCCATTACAACCACTACTAGCTCCCAGCGATCCTTCTTTACAGCCTTATCACTTGAAACCTAAATAACCTCATTCAGAATTTTGGCATCTAGGATACCAGGGACAAATCTAGCACCAATTCCTTGAATTTTATGAGGTCCAGGCTTAACTCTAGACAAAATGACACTATCAAAAGGCTCCACACCATATATCTTAATAACAGGTTCCTCTTTCCTCAGATAACAACCTACACGAGTAACTACATCTCCAGTTCCAAGACAAGAAACAAAAGCCAAATCTTGCGAGATCTCAGGTCCAGTTGTCTAATCATTGGGTTAGCAGGATTCTCAGACTGTTGAAACATATATATGCTTTGGGAGTTTTTCTTTTACTATATCTTCTACTTTCTTTACAGCAACTTTCATAGCCCTAGTAGTTATTATAAGACAGTTTTAATGTTTGCACTTTGCAGGGACCTTAAGGTCTTACAATTCTAGGGTCATATAATGGAGATCCATTACAAAACTGAATTCATGCTCTCTTTGAAATGTGGAAGCTATGGTAGGCACATaaatcatttgaaaaataaatttagttTACTATGAATTCAATGGAGACTCTTAATCAAGAACAACTGACAACTATAAATCTAACTCATCACCCATTGCAAACATCCTTCCAGTCTGTGCAAAAAGTGGAGCTTTAGAACATGGAATGATCTATTAAAAAATCAAGCACACAAATATCTAGAGCCTTTCTTTCTTGACTTCCGTGATAGTCTTATACATGGCTAGAACTTTGAGCTTTAGAACAGGGTATGGAAATCCATTAAAAGAAAATAAGCCTATTCGGTTTTAAGAAATCCATTAAAAAATTTAGTCTTTATTAGAAACAAGAAATACAGATATCAACACCAAAGACAAAGTTTTATTTTATGAGGTTTCTTGCACAGGATTAGATCACTGCTGAGTTATAGTGGGTATGACAGAGACAACGAAGTGGATAGTGCACAATCAACATTTATGCAAATGTGTGAATAAGATAGCAGAATGAGATATCAATATAGAAAAAGACAACATTAAAATGAATTCCATTTCTCCAGATGGATCTTGCACACAATAACCAATGCCTTTTAACAAACCTTCTCTTTTCAATTCCACAATTTTAAATCATTGTTCAATAAACTCAATTTAATAATAAGGGTTTACAGTAGCAAGAATTCAAGAAGTACAATTCTGAAACTCATGTATGAGCAGAGGGATTATGTCCATCCTTGTCATCACCAAGGATGTGCAGAATTAAAATTACTATCACCAAACTGTTGTACTTCCTTGGTGCCATGAAGAACTGTAGCTGCTCCAACAGTTGTATTTTGTAGTGCAGCTGCACATAAAGACTCCTCAATTATCCCTTGGTCTTCAAGCTTGTTATGTAGGAACAGGGGGATTATGTCCATCCTTGTCGTCATCTTCAGACAAAAGAAAATTTTCAAGCCATTCCACAGAGAAATCATCTTCATTCCCTGGATGTGCAGAATGAAGATTACTATCACCATGCAGTTGTACTTCCGCGGTGCCATCAAGAACTGTAGCTACTTCAGCAGTTGCATTTTGTAGTGCAATCATCCCTTGATCATGGTCTTCCAATTCACGGACAACTTTAAGCTTGTTATGAAAGGTTCTTGTTGCAGGATCATAAACCTTCACCTTATCTGATACGTTGAGCTTGTCGTATTCAGCAGCAATGAGTTTGGCATGTCCTCCTGAATCAGTTTTATAGCAATATGAAATTTTATTTTCATCTTCAACAATCAAACACATCGGAGCTCCGCAAAGAACAGATAGTTCATGAAGTTTCTTGAATAATCCATGGACCCTCTTATGGAAATGAATTTTGCGTTTCACTGGATCTTCAACGAAAGTAATGGGAATCTTTTTCTTTCCCATCTGATAACTCCTCCTGTACAATTTTCCATTaaataacatataaaaataaaattaggcTTGTCCTCCTATAAACTATTAAACAAAGAAATTACTATGTGAAAACTAGTATAGAAAGACATTGGCAAATTACTTGTGTAAGTATATCTTTAAAAGGAGAAAGAATTTAAAATTCAATTGGTATTTGACATTTGGAATTAGACCTCTAGTTGTTTTACTGTTTTATTTGCCCCCTTCACGCTATATCCAGTTTCTAGGATATACCAAAGCATAAATTATGACATATTATGATAACTAAAAATAGATATTCATTCCCCTCATACTACAGCCTATGCATGCTTTTAACATTTAAACTCTACTTTTGTTACTGAGACTTCATTACAACTTCCTCTCTGGCCACTTTCCTGAAGTCCTGTGCAGCTGCATCTCTTACTACAGTAATTGTGTCAAAATTATCTCAATGGGTCCATTTCTAAAGACTTACCAAACCTTTACAAATTGAAGAAGTTTGATCTTTGGGCGAACTATCTAGGGGAAAGAATTCTGAAATCTTAGTTATAAGTAGAAGATTTGTCAAGAAGCTGATGTAAAAAAttgaaagtgatttgaaattttcacagaTAATTTTGAGAAACACGAAATTAAGATGTTCAATTAAATGACCCACGATTGAAGAATTCAGCCTATAAAAACTAAATGACCCATGATTGAAGAATTCAGCCTATAGACTGTTTTATTTGCTACAGCCTATGGATGCTTCTAAACTCTACTTTTGATTTCCTGTAAACTGTAACCCCACTGCTCAAAATTAGATGAAACACTAATTTTAGTACACAATGCAATCGCAAGCACCAGAACTTCATTAAAAAGAAAATCACATAGAcaaaagaaatagaagaaagaaTATGGTTTCTAACCTGAAATCCAAAGAAACTTGCCGAGAGCAGAAGCTACCAAGGAAATGGTGAGTGAAGAATTGACAATATGATATGTCGGCAGTTGACAGAATGAATATGTCGCCACTTTCATTCACAATGGTCGTTGCAATGgagaatttatttatatttatagtaTGTGTCTTCAGTTGACAGTATGAAAATGAGCATGCAAGTCGCTATGAATTGAAAACTGCATGAATTTTTGGAGCAGTTGAGAATATGAGCATGCAAGTGTTGTTAATTAAGACAGTATGATTATCATTCACAATGGTCGTTGCTGTTTTGGACATGCAAGTGGCTTGGAACTATCAGTTCAATAATATGTTATTTATTTAGATTTATAATATGATTATCATTTACAATGGTTGTTGCTGTTCCTGTTTTGGACATGCAAGTGGCTTGGAACTATCAGTTCAATAATATGTTATTTATTTAGATTTATAATATGATTATCATTTACAATGGTTGTTGCTGTTCTGGACATGCAAGTCGCTTGGAACTATCAGTTCAATAATATGTTATTTATTTAGATTTATAATATGATTATCATTCACAATGATCCTTGATGTTCTGGACATGCAAGTCGCTTGGAACTATCAGTTCAATAATATGTTATTTATTTAGCTTTATAATATGATTATCATTCACAATGGTCATTGTTGTTTTGGACATGCAAGTCGCTTGGAACTATCAGTTCAATAATATGTTATTTATTtagatttataatatatatatgccgTAATTTTTTATGTCATTACAAATGTATATGaaataaaatatgatatattaaaaaaattaaattgaaataaaaattagactatttatatatatatatatatatatattttttcaataaaagtggattattccactaaacttttttattaatattttttattttttacacaggattcaaagagcataccagaggaaagaaccctgggaagaaaacctccggtcacagctcataaaataaaactatagtatctaacggatcagtttatacaccccacccaaaaccacatacaaaatgcggtcacaacacatataatatcaattttgcatagaacccatatgacaatttgccaaaaaaacctatcggataattttcaaatgtagactccacagctgctatcaatggaagaagacaaaatttttccaaatcccatgagccaaaaaccttcctgccaaaaaaaagtatcaaaaaacttttggaaaaacactattgtatcaaataccatgagctcgaactctcctccagacaacgaacatgaatacttgaaatgaaaggggaaagcgggaataattatcatcataaaattttacatcaacattactcaagaaaatcatataactattgttgcaaaccttcccataccctagaaggaatttcctcaaaactcaCATCTcgttgattagcattgctatcaatggctaaatttgccaaataatccacaatcttattaacttctctgtaatttttgtaaaatgggatcaagtatatactgcaaattccaacaattcgatttctttttcataacacattgaataatcaccatagaatcaccttcaattattaagtccttaattcccaaagagattgccatatccaatccaaaagacaaagcatgaaattccgcagaATTGATAGTTTTAAAatcaatagcatgacacttagctcgcataaaatttgtattatgatcataaattaccatgcctaccccagccggcccagggttaccatgagaggccccatcaaaattcagtttaaagtgtccatgcggaggaggtttccatctagcagagcatctcttacctattgcatcattcttttttaaaattgaaccatgagagggtaaaacttacagcatcttccaaactctagtaactctactatcccagtgcgaaaaagaagtaagatttttcaaattcttataaataaatgacaaagcaacctcaaagattgaagagtcaatttttaatagaacctcaaacacaggagaccttgtttttttaaatatcttgttgtttctTTGTAGCCAAACATtctaaatcacaatagatggagatatgatccaaaggcatgcataaaaagatgaggcaaacataaagggtcaagatctaaaatgggaaatgagatccttaccaataacaaaggatatatttaacttctcaaacaaccactgccaaaattcataagcataatcacaatgtaggaacaggtgtgaagaagattccaaatttttgttacaaaggacacaagggaaaacaacaacaataccaagcctgtctagtctcatacctgtaaggactttgtcctgaactgccaaccaagcaaaagctcaagctttaggaagacaagccgaatgccaaaacaacttataaggccaagatgataaatctctaGCAACCAtgagagagttgtaaccatctttaacagtgtacttactagaaatattctttgtccaaataagttcatcctcagaatccgAAAGAAATACAATtgtatcccccaaaatcttctcaaaatttaatttcatgatttgatcaacatctaagaaatcaatcgacttccatctagctagcttaaggggtccactagtcacaatttcaaaataatttgctacaaaaacaccccaaagggaggaaagaacaatgatcagaggagaccaatccttaatattcaccaaaggtgtgtgtccattccatacttcatcctagaatctgacctttctaccattatgaacaatccatgagagatgaggcaaaataagtgatctacatttacaaaggaaattctaaATAGAAGAAcctgaaggcaaatttgagactttaaaaatgtactttctcagtccattatttaaatatttggcaaacataatttgtgcccataaggagctaggcttgtcatataattttcaaaccaacttagcacctaaggctaaattctgattctccagactccgaattcctattcccccaggttccttaggaaaacataccttatcccatgcaactaaatggagtttcttcttgccatctttattattgttccaaagaaaatctctaagagtatcctgtaaactaacaatagttgtttttggagactccaaaatagacatgagatatatgggaacaacattcaaaacaaacttgatgagaacaattttacccgccaaagttaaccatctatgattccatgagagaattcttttagaaatgacagaaataatcttatcccagaaaccaatcttatcctgtttaaaaaagaaaggaatcccaaggtaagtatatggaagatttccagtctcaaatccccaaaaggattgcaacctatgctgaaccagttgtgatgtattaaggaaaaaaatctttgatttatcaccattcactttctgaccagaaaatgatgcataattttgtattattcttttaatcacttttgcctcaactaacgaagcatgtccaaataacaaagtatcatctacaaagagacaatgagaaatactttggggaatattctgaatccttatacctttccaaagcccccccactttagcagccctaatagcccaactaaaggtttcagctaggagaataaacaaaaagggagaaaggcgatctccctgtctcaaacccctagaggaagtagaaaaaccacaaggagaaccattaattaaaatcgagaatcttgcagaagaaatacatgcacgaatccatttgacccaagccttggaaaaacctaacttctctagaacaacacataaagccccccactctactctatcataagccttcatcatgtctagtttaagtatcatggccgaggttctttgggtggaaatagaatgcaacacctcatgtgctacaattgcaccctctgtcgtctcccttccaggaacaaaaccaccttgctccaatgaaatgatcctaggtagattttttaccaacctaagggaaattgccttcgtaaatatcttatacaaagtgttacataaagcaatggggcagaagtcagcaaaagtcttagtatcctcttttttaggaataattgcaatcattgtagtattaagttcttttaaaatagacctttttcttctagcttcctcgagagccaataaaatgtcatttcccacaaaatcccaacatttctgaaaaaataaaggagtaaaactaTCTGGTCTCAGAGCTTTAtttggattcatggcaaagacaacactcttaacttcttctaaggaaaagggagacatcaacatcttattctcttccaaagatactaaaggaggaatattagatataatatcattgctgagatttccattttctaaagataataatgactttaaaaacctaactgcctttgaagcaatgtcctctggctctgtcaataaattctcattttgacactgaatacaagatatcctattcttacatcttttaatctagttgaagaatgaaatttttttgtgttgctGTCACAATctaaaagccataactctctagatttatatctccaatagatttcctctctagctaacacctcctcaagctgtaattttagtgacttcaattcatcaaaacttgtggcaccataccatgttgaagcacatgagtattaagacactcaatcatatcttgaatcctttgtttctcctgaaaaa includes:
- the LOC131037547 gene encoding floral homeotic protein APETALA 1 C, whose translation is MGKKKIPITFVEDPVKRKIHFHKRVHGLFKKLHELSVLCGAPMCLIVEDENKISYCYKTDSGGHAKLIAAEYDKLNVSDKVKVYDPATRTFHNKLKVVRELEDHDQGMIALQNATAEVATVLDGTAEVQLHGDSNLHSAHPGNEDDFSVEWLENFLLSEDDDKDGHNPPVPT